Proteins from a genomic interval of Ciona intestinalis chromosome 9, KH, whole genome shotgun sequence:
- the LOC104266056 gene encoding uncharacterized protein LOC104266056 has product MDSDKWYWIGFGSVLTVASGLALFCCLRVAFGVCANTKLPFERLLVRHTRFKEVTVTMTTEIKESGDQLPPEQTQKDEWKQPEKSSRKFEDPRFVLKNNKVAPTITETEQYQTSINMRVSKTFTSQTLNVQKRSHIRSLSRMLYQDLSVQNECETIHKQTNKSSVGFANDGFTERQTESQNNVVVNAEAWSDSVKKFLFAKLASGYFTVDSTGALCKVNDWKHVSEKDLKYREKAIFQLVSNNQLEVMEEKKETENKPSQNSSSAPAL; this is encoded by the exons ATGGATTCTGATAAATGGTACTGGATTGGTTTTGGATCTGTTTTGACTGTGGCCTCGGGGTTAGCTCTATTTTGTTGTCTACGAGTCGCATTTGGAGTCTGCGCAAATACAAA GCTACCATTTGAAAGACTACTCGTGCGGCACACTCGTTTTAAGGAAGTGACCGTTACTATGACAACGGAGATAAAAGAGAGCGGAGACCAATTACCTCCCGAACAAACGCAAAAAGACGAATGGAAACAACCAGAGAAATCATCACGAAAATTTGAAGATCCGcgtttcgttttaaaaaacaacaaa GTAGCGCCAACGATCACAGAGACTGAGCAGTACCAAACTTCAATAAACATGCGGGTCTCAAAAACATTTACTTCACAAAC GTTGAACGTTCAGAAAAGAAGCCACATTCGTAGTCTATCTCGAATGCTGTACCAAGACCTTAGCGTGCAAAACGAGTGCGAGACAATACACAAACAG ACAAATAAGTCATCTGTGGGCTTCGCAAACGATGGATTTACTGAAAGACAAACTGAGTCACAAAACAACGTTGTAGTAAACGCGGAAGCGTGGAGCGATTCAGTAAAGAAATTTTTGTTTGCGAAACTGGCGTCTGGCTACTTTACAGTGGACAGTACGGGAGCGTTATGTAAG GTGAACGATTGGAAACACGTAAGCGAGAAGGATTTAAAATACAGGGAGAAGGCGATCTTTCAACTTGTATCAAACAATCAATTAGAGGTTATGGAAGAAAAGAaggaaacagaaaataaaccaTCACAAAATTCAAGCTCGGCACCAGCGCTGTAA
- the LOC100182387 gene encoding box C/D snoRNA protein 1 isoform X1, giving the protein MVNSKDLHTMENFVNSATGNMEQNGQEQSLQKKEVLKCWSCKDKVAKYKCPKCSIRTCSVECVKHHKKLNECDGIRCKTEYVAKENFTETNLLSDYKFLEEVNRCACTNDRNVLPYPKSKNMKQKISRAAAMRIKLKLLPQGFTKRKQNTTYYNYGSKSFLWRVEWIFYNSGVTEIDKSLPDRTPLNNAVKKFILPEASMDTFNSQLNLFSKERELFFYLKKEETPANVKQYFKLDGSRGLRENLRGKTVIEFPQIIVVRPEEAAVFDGALCAPSSDIKCADSVSQQNPPARVD; this is encoded by the exons ATGGTAAATAGTAAAGATCTCCATACAAtggaaaattttgttaattctgCTACGGGTAATATGGAGCAAAATGGACAAGAACAGTCGTTGCAGAAGAAAgaagttttaaa GTGctggagttgtaaggataaaGTTGCCAAGTATAAATGTCCCAAATGCTCAATCAGAACGTGCAG TGTTGAATGTGTGAAACATCACAAGAAATTAAACGAATGCGACGGAATTCGTTGCAAGACCGAGTATGTTGCAAAAGAAAACTTCACAGAAACAAACTTGTTAAGTG ATTACAAGTTTTTGGAAGAAGTGAACAGGTGTGCATGTACCAATGATAGGAATGTCCTTCCTTACCCAAAGTCCAAGAAT ATGAAACAGAAAATCAGCCGAGCTGCCGCCATGCGTATTAAGTTGAAACTTCTGCCTCAAGGTTTTACGAAACGAAAGCAGAACACAACTTACTACAACTATGG GAGCAAGTCGTTCCTGTGGCGTGTAGAATGGATCTTCTACAACTCGGGTGTCACGGAGATTGATAAAAG tttacctGATAGAACTCCTTTAAACAACGCCGTAAAGAAGTTTATTTTGCCAGAAGCATCCATGGATACATTTAATTCACA ACtgaatttgttttcaaaagaACGGGAATTATTTTTCTACTTGAAAAAAGAGGAAACTCCTGCGAATGTTAAACA GTATTTTAAGCTGGATGGCAGCAGGGGACTAAGAGAGAACCTTCGCGGCAAAACGGTGATCGAATTCCCGCAGATAATAGTAGTACGACCCGAAGAGGCAGCGGTTTTTGACGGCGCTTTATGCGCGCCTAGCAGTGACATTAAGTGTGCGGACTCTGTTTCACAGCAAAACCCGCCCGCAAGAGTAGACTGA
- the LOC100176880 gene encoding armadillo repeat-containing protein 8 isoform X2: MLNNVSWVNVEKLQNKSFAMEVDQPNINEVFPPIPGLLSVSAMYQPYVEKLYNDNGKVVVEGLTQIKNLVIGNNKQKSNFIVLGAVPRLVYLIQHESSDISTKTHCAVILGSLAKGMEANVKSLLDYGVMDVMFYGLQQPDIKLYEACLRCIRTIVTSSRATSDLIFVDPSVVSILLDSINRSTCSQECTCEILSCCCMTKHHQDLLYNLGVLAQLAELLVSNILRVQLKALHTFSVLCYCNDNVCDAVLKARTKDRSVVSVLEEMLSRGQPVQIQLLSAKCMTYLYRSGAAHCLDKEVVYKKVLPCLVRMCDASSDIEERLVGARTLAYLIENEPKLQRHALICEQFPKKLEAYFRHPTAADTGNMADIRRFKNELGRGNELLESVFLAYAALLSNDEDMRKIVCNESLLQHLVQAMDNSSANVRIAALICLLSLSRSVQILRTTFEDTEVWKAVLKIAHKPLVPNDPSSMKEMVAVSGLLCNLLLEFSPCKTKILSANILQTIKNWCESETSPNLRRNAVWCLCNLTFQAELKLKLDVMTLLGHDVMFNLLTSTDYDVVTKTLGILNNVLTNNEHTDTVMALHGDTVMQACVVVMETTSPPLPATWATLGERDVSSAVATHALCVLNCVAAGDTGTVRKYMHENEDLLRKLVEFAGRADEELQTAAVACMYTLCESETADSAIRKEKFRALGAQDVLLKLSISASGPMAERVKSTLQLFQHKPN, translated from the exons ATGCTGAATAACGTTAGTTGGGTGAACGTTGAAAAgttgcaaaacaaaagtttcgCGATGGAAGTCGATCAACCGAATATAAACGAGGTTTTTCCTCCAATACCAGGACTGCTTTCG GTGAGCGCAATGTACCAACCTTATGTGGAAAAACTTTACAACGATAATGGAAAAGTTGTGGTGGAAGGACTTACTCAAATTAAGAACCTTGTGATTGGGAATAATAAACAGAAGTCAAACTTTATTGTATTGGGAGCTGTCCCAAG GCTTGTGTATTTAATCCAACATGAAAGTAGCGATATTTCAACCAAAACCCACTGTGCTGTTATACTTGGTAGCTTGGCTAAAGGCATGGAAGCGAACGTTAAGAGTTTGCTTGATTATGGTGTGATGGATGTCATGTTTTATGGACTACAACAACCAGATATAAA GTTATACGAAGCATGTTTACGTTGCATACGAACCATAGTAACATCATCTCGTGCAACTTCCGACTTGATATTTGTTGATCCTTCAGTTGTTTCAATATTACTTGATTCCATCAATAGATCGACATGCTCACAGGAATGCACTTGTGAAATTCTATCTTGCTGTTGCATG ACAAAGCACCATCAGGATTTGTTGTATAACTTGGGGGTCCTCGCACAGTTGGCTGAACTTcttgtttcaaatattctaCGTGTTCAATTAAAAGCACTTCACACTTTTTCAGTTTTGTGTTACTGCAATGACAATGTATGCGATGCTGTTTTAAAAG ctAGAACAAAAGACCGCTCTGTCGTATCTGTGTTGGAGGAAATGTTATCCCGTGGTCAACCTGTGCAAATTCAACTATTATCAGCAAAATGCATGACTTATTTATACAGAAGCGGTGCTGCACATTGTCTTGATAAAGAAGTAGTTtataaaaag GTTTTGCCCTGCCTAGTCCGCATGTGTGATGCATCATCTGATATAGAGGAAAGATTGGTTGGTGCAAGGACGTTAGCTTACTTGATAGAGAATGAACCAAAACTACAGAGGCATGCACTCATATGTGAGCAATTCCCAAAGAAATTAGAAGCTTACTTTCGACATCCAACGGCTGCAGACACCGGGAATATGGCTGATATAAGAAGA TTTAAGAATGAGTTAGGGCGTGGCAACGAACTTCTAGAGTCAGTTTTCCTCGCGTATGCTGCTCTACTGTCCAATGATGAAGACATGAGAAAGATTGTGTGTAATGAATCGTTGCTACAACACCTGGTACAAGCCATGGACAATTCATCAGCTAAT GTTCGAATAGCAGCGCTTATATGTTTGTTAAGTTTATCAAGATCGGTGCAAATATTACGAACTACATTTGAAGATACTGAGGTTTGGAAAGCAGTTTTAAAG ATCGCCCACAAACCACTGGTACCTAACGATCCATCTTCAATGAAAGAGATGGTAGCTGTGAGCGGCTTACTCTGCAACCTTCTGCTTGAGTTCAGTCCATGCAAGACGAAAATTCTCTCTGCAAATATACTACAGACCATCAAGAATTGGTGTGAAAGTGAGACGAGTCCAAACCTGAGACGAAACGCTGTTTGGTGTCTATGTAATCTTACATTTCAG GCTGAATTAAAGCTAAAGTTGGACGTAATGACATTGCTTGGCCATGACGTGATGTTTAATTTACTTACAAGTACTGATTACGATGTGGTGACCAAAACATTAGGAATTCTCAACAATGTATTAACCAACAACGAA CACACCGACACTGTTATGGCTTTACATGGTGACACGGTCATGCAAGCATGTGTTGTCGTCATGGAAACGACTTCGCCACCCCTTCCTGCCACCTGGGCTACGTTAGGCGAACGTGATGTTTCGTCTGCAGTCGCCACGCATGCGCTGTGTGTGCTTAACTGCGTGGCTGCAGGTGACACGGGCACCGTTCGAAAATACATGCATGAAAACGAAGACCTGTTGAGAAAACTAGTTGAGTTCGCAGGCCGTGCAGACGAAGAG CTCCAGACTGCAGCAGTAGCATGTATGTACACCTTATGTGAAAGTGAAACGGCCGATTCTGCAATTAGAAAAGAGAAATTCCGAGCTCTTGGAGCACAAGATGTACTTTTAAAGCTTTCAATATCAGCCAGTGGTCCTATGGCAGAAAG GGTGAAATCGACTTTGCAATTGTTTCAGCACAAACCGAATTAA
- the LOC100182387 gene encoding box C/D snoRNA protein 1 isoform X2, which yields MVNSKDLHTMENFVNSATGNMEQNGQEQSLQKKEVLKCWSCKDKVAKYKCPKCSIRTCSVECVKHHKKLNECDGIRCKTEYVAKENFTETNLLSDYKFLEEVNRCACTNDRNVLPYPKSKNMKQKISRAAAMRIKLKLLPQGFTKRKQNTTYYNYGSKSFLWRVEWIFYNSGVTEIDKSLPDRTPLNNAVKKFILPEASMDTFNSQLNLFSKERELFFYLKKEETPANVKHVSMCALSGGLFDV from the exons ATGGTAAATAGTAAAGATCTCCATACAAtggaaaattttgttaattctgCTACGGGTAATATGGAGCAAAATGGACAAGAACAGTCGTTGCAGAAGAAAgaagttttaaa GTGctggagttgtaaggataaaGTTGCCAAGTATAAATGTCCCAAATGCTCAATCAGAACGTGCAG TGTTGAATGTGTGAAACATCACAAGAAATTAAACGAATGCGACGGAATTCGTTGCAAGACCGAGTATGTTGCAAAAGAAAACTTCACAGAAACAAACTTGTTAAGTG ATTACAAGTTTTTGGAAGAAGTGAACAGGTGTGCATGTACCAATGATAGGAATGTCCTTCCTTACCCAAAGTCCAAGAAT ATGAAACAGAAAATCAGCCGAGCTGCCGCCATGCGTATTAAGTTGAAACTTCTGCCTCAAGGTTTTACGAAACGAAAGCAGAACACAACTTACTACAACTATGG GAGCAAGTCGTTCCTGTGGCGTGTAGAATGGATCTTCTACAACTCGGGTGTCACGGAGATTGATAAAAG tttacctGATAGAACTCCTTTAAACAACGCCGTAAAGAAGTTTATTTTGCCAGAAGCATCCATGGATACATTTAATTCACA ACtgaatttgttttcaaaagaACGGGAATTATTTTTCTACTTGAAAAAAGAGGAAACTCCTGCGAATGTTAAACA tgtTTCCATGTGTGCTTTGAGTGGGGGATTGTTCGACGTTTAA
- the LOC100176880 gene encoding armadillo repeat-containing protein 8 isoform X1 produces the protein MLNNVSWVNVEKLQNKSFAMEVDQPNINEVFPPIPGLLSEVSAMYQPYVEKLYNDNGKVVVEGLTQIKNLVIGNNKQKSNFIVLGAVPRLVYLIQHESSDISTKTHCAVILGSLAKGMEANVKSLLDYGVMDVMFYGLQQPDIKLYEACLRCIRTIVTSSRATSDLIFVDPSVVSILLDSINRSTCSQECTCEILSCCCMTKHHQDLLYNLGVLAQLAELLVSNILRVQLKALHTFSVLCYCNDNVCDAVLKARTKDRSVVSVLEEMLSRGQPVQIQLLSAKCMTYLYRSGAAHCLDKEVVYKKVLPCLVRMCDASSDIEERLVGARTLAYLIENEPKLQRHALICEQFPKKLEAYFRHPTAADTGNMADIRRFKNELGRGNELLESVFLAYAALLSNDEDMRKIVCNESLLQHLVQAMDNSSANVRIAALICLLSLSRSVQILRTTFEDTEVWKAVLKIAHKPLVPNDPSSMKEMVAVSGLLCNLLLEFSPCKTKILSANILQTIKNWCESETSPNLRRNAVWCLCNLTFQAELKLKLDVMTLLGHDVMFNLLTSTDYDVVTKTLGILNNVLTNNEHTDTVMALHGDTVMQACVVVMETTSPPLPATWATLGERDVSSAVATHALCVLNCVAAGDTGTVRKYMHENEDLLRKLVEFAGRADEELQTAAVACMYTLCESETADSAIRKEKFRALGAQDVLLKLSISASGPMAERVKSTLQLFQHKPN, from the exons ATGCTGAATAACGTTAGTTGGGTGAACGTTGAAAAgttgcaaaacaaaagtttcgCGATGGAAGTCGATCAACCGAATATAAACGAGGTTTTTCCTCCAATACCAGGACTGCTTTCG GAGGTGAGCGCAATGTACCAACCTTATGTGGAAAAACTTTACAACGATAATGGAAAAGTTGTGGTGGAAGGACTTACTCAAATTAAGAACCTTGTGATTGGGAATAATAAACAGAAGTCAAACTTTATTGTATTGGGAGCTGTCCCAAG GCTTGTGTATTTAATCCAACATGAAAGTAGCGATATTTCAACCAAAACCCACTGTGCTGTTATACTTGGTAGCTTGGCTAAAGGCATGGAAGCGAACGTTAAGAGTTTGCTTGATTATGGTGTGATGGATGTCATGTTTTATGGACTACAACAACCAGATATAAA GTTATACGAAGCATGTTTACGTTGCATACGAACCATAGTAACATCATCTCGTGCAACTTCCGACTTGATATTTGTTGATCCTTCAGTTGTTTCAATATTACTTGATTCCATCAATAGATCGACATGCTCACAGGAATGCACTTGTGAAATTCTATCTTGCTGTTGCATG ACAAAGCACCATCAGGATTTGTTGTATAACTTGGGGGTCCTCGCACAGTTGGCTGAACTTcttgtttcaaatattctaCGTGTTCAATTAAAAGCACTTCACACTTTTTCAGTTTTGTGTTACTGCAATGACAATGTATGCGATGCTGTTTTAAAAG ctAGAACAAAAGACCGCTCTGTCGTATCTGTGTTGGAGGAAATGTTATCCCGTGGTCAACCTGTGCAAATTCAACTATTATCAGCAAAATGCATGACTTATTTATACAGAAGCGGTGCTGCACATTGTCTTGATAAAGAAGTAGTTtataaaaag GTTTTGCCCTGCCTAGTCCGCATGTGTGATGCATCATCTGATATAGAGGAAAGATTGGTTGGTGCAAGGACGTTAGCTTACTTGATAGAGAATGAACCAAAACTACAGAGGCATGCACTCATATGTGAGCAATTCCCAAAGAAATTAGAAGCTTACTTTCGACATCCAACGGCTGCAGACACCGGGAATATGGCTGATATAAGAAGA TTTAAGAATGAGTTAGGGCGTGGCAACGAACTTCTAGAGTCAGTTTTCCTCGCGTATGCTGCTCTACTGTCCAATGATGAAGACATGAGAAAGATTGTGTGTAATGAATCGTTGCTACAACACCTGGTACAAGCCATGGACAATTCATCAGCTAAT GTTCGAATAGCAGCGCTTATATGTTTGTTAAGTTTATCAAGATCGGTGCAAATATTACGAACTACATTTGAAGATACTGAGGTTTGGAAAGCAGTTTTAAAG ATCGCCCACAAACCACTGGTACCTAACGATCCATCTTCAATGAAAGAGATGGTAGCTGTGAGCGGCTTACTCTGCAACCTTCTGCTTGAGTTCAGTCCATGCAAGACGAAAATTCTCTCTGCAAATATACTACAGACCATCAAGAATTGGTGTGAAAGTGAGACGAGTCCAAACCTGAGACGAAACGCTGTTTGGTGTCTATGTAATCTTACATTTCAG GCTGAATTAAAGCTAAAGTTGGACGTAATGACATTGCTTGGCCATGACGTGATGTTTAATTTACTTACAAGTACTGATTACGATGTGGTGACCAAAACATTAGGAATTCTCAACAATGTATTAACCAACAACGAA CACACCGACACTGTTATGGCTTTACATGGTGACACGGTCATGCAAGCATGTGTTGTCGTCATGGAAACGACTTCGCCACCCCTTCCTGCCACCTGGGCTACGTTAGGCGAACGTGATGTTTCGTCTGCAGTCGCCACGCATGCGCTGTGTGTGCTTAACTGCGTGGCTGCAGGTGACACGGGCACCGTTCGAAAATACATGCATGAAAACGAAGACCTGTTGAGAAAACTAGTTGAGTTCGCAGGCCGTGCAGACGAAGAG CTCCAGACTGCAGCAGTAGCATGTATGTACACCTTATGTGAAAGTGAAACGGCCGATTCTGCAATTAGAAAAGAGAAATTCCGAGCTCTTGGAGCACAAGATGTACTTTTAAAGCTTTCAATATCAGCCAGTGGTCCTATGGCAGAAAG GGTGAAATCGACTTTGCAATTGTTTCAGCACAAACCGAATTAA
- the LOC100179203 gene encoding hydroxysteroid 11-beta-dehydrogenase 1-like protein: MGWLRVTAVVVIACILYSAVRESGYNPDEVKGLRVVITGASSGIGEQIAYKFASMGAKLHITARRESILQKVAARAKELGAIESHYLTISLSSYENSTLAVKDALEKLGGIDVLILNHFTNNYLGSYRHEAKDIEKLFMPNMLTHAHLASVAMESLIENKGRIAATSSAVALLGGAFTVPYTTTKFALGGFFRSLEHELTINKTGVSVSLIQLGYVATNSSKAIADKIKATGASKIECASEIVRGIMTREKLIYFPGYVSWIPLMRALFPNYVDKMTREAYYEGAFD, encoded by the exons ATGGGTTGGCTACGAGTTACTGCTGTTGTTGTAATTGCTTGTATTCTGTACTCAGCAGTACGTGAGAGCGGATATAATCCAG ATGAAGTAAAAGGACTGCGAGTCGTTATCACGGGAGCTAGTTCTGGAATAGGAGAACAAATCGCTTATAAATTTGCGTCAATGGGCGCTAAACTGCATATCACTGCTCGACGGGAATCAATCTTACAAAAA GTTGCTGCACGTGCTAAAGAGCTCGGAGCGATAGAATCGCACTACTTGACAATTAGTTTGTCGAGTTATGAGAACTCGACACTCGCAGTGAAGGACGCACTTGAAAAACTCG GCGGAATTGATGTGTTGATTTTAAATCACTTTACCAACAATTATCTCGGCAGTTATCGCCACGAAGCAAAAGATATTGAGAAGCTCTTCATGCCAAATATGCTTACGCATGCGCATTTAGCGTCTGTTGCTATGGAGTCGCTCATAGAAAACAAAGGCAGGATTGCCGCAACTTCATCTGCAGTCG CTTTGTTAGGTGGGGCCTTCACCGTACCttacacaacaacaaaatttgcCTTGGGTGGATTTTTCAGGAGTCTTGAGCACGAACTCACCATAAACAAAACGGGCGTCTCCGTTTCTCTTATACAATTAGGATACGTAG CCACAAATTCCTCAAAAGCAATCGCGGACAAAATAAAAGCCACTGGAGCCTCAAAAATTGAATGCGCATCTGAAATAGTTCGTGGGATAATGACACGTGAAAAGTTGATTTATTTCCCGGGATATGTGTCATGGATACCCCTAATGCGAGCTCTCTTTCCCAACTACGTGGATAAGATGACGAGAGAAGCTTACTACGAAGGCGCTTTTGACTAG
- the LOC100180049 gene encoding protein CYR61-like, whose protein sequence is MRSTSFLIYSLSLVAAFLHFVSIVNGMCPLVCDCSNAPTRCPSGVSLVTDGCNCCKVCAKQTGEECNDQEKVCDPHRDLFCDYSGSRSGDWGVCRAQDGRPCVHEGTRISSGTMFQPTCKLRCWCMDGADACTSLCPHEIQVPLPHVCPHARLQPIPGQCCSAWVCDAPSGESAVLPMDRFWNEYVSEHEPTDISSSVLPLATVEELGSNVADDVVYESDGGPDGDEIIDYQLRYVDSPQIDVGDEDSWSETNLIPGEGKCCLIIMNRINVQTAFKRTPLHPLPFPRNCEVSIKMRTSIIHGCSSSLTVDMKTSKQSGCVLKSRRNSRAKFPQIPTSVAVVFAAVIVCAVSTSSFASSVTRGRSLAGNRKSGCRQQASMWSYCTKSCGLGVSTRVSNANAECKLRREVRLCEVRSCNQEESLTPKHGRRCMKQRRAPRKEHIVYSGCTSVRSYRPRHCGLCKSEDRCCTPRSTRTTTVRFECEDGRAFYKRMMVIKSCKCHRHCTDVMIWNGLPGSHSARSHLAVDS, encoded by the exons ATGAGAAGCACGAGTTTTCTTATTTATTCCCTGTCTCTTGTGGCGGCTTTTCTACATTTTGTGTCAATC GTAAACGGGATGTGTCCTCTCGTCTGCGACTGCAGTAATGCTCCTACACGGTGTCCCAGCGGTGTCAGTCTTGTAACAGACGGTTGCAATTGTTGCAAAGTTTGTGCCAAGCAGACGGGAGAAGAGTGCAACGACCAGGAGAAGGTTTGCGATCCGCATCGGGATCTTTTCTGTGATTATTCCGGGAGCAGGAGCGGAGATTGGGGAGTCTGTAGAG CACAAGATGGCCGACCTTGCGTACACGAGGGCACAAGGATCAGTAGTGGTACAATGTTTCAACCAACATGTAAACTGCGATGTTGGTGTATGGACGGTGCCGATGCTTGTACCTCACTATGTCCGCATGAGATTCAAGTCCCACTGCCCCATGTATGTCCCCATGCTCGGCTTCAACCTATTCCTGGCCAATGCTGCAGTGCCTGGGTATGTGACGCGCCATCTGGGGAGTCTGCTGTTTTACCAATGGACCGGTTTTGGAACGAGTATGTTTCCGAACATGAACCGACCGATATTTCGAGTTCGGTGTTACCGCTTGCCACCGTGGAAGAGCTAGGCAGTAATGTGGCCGATGACGTAGTGTACGAGTCCGACGGTGGCCCGGACGGGGACGAAATCATCGATTATCAGCTTCGGTACGTTGATTCACCGCAGATCGACGTGGGGGACGAGGACAGCTGGTCAGAAACGAATCTAATTCCAGGAGAGGGTAAGTGCTGTTTAATCATCATGAACCGAATAAATGTAC AAACGGCATTCAAACGTACACCGCTACACCCATTACCTTTCCCAAGAAATTGTGAGGTCTCTATTAAAATGCGAACATCCATCATCCACGGGTGCAGTTCCTCGTTGACAGTCGATATGAAAACCTCAAAACAATCCGGTTGTGTTCTTAAATCTCGCCGGAATTCAAGGGCGAAATTCCCGCAAATACCGACTTCTGTCGCCGTGGTCTTTGCAGCTGTTATCGTGTGCGCAGTCTCAACTTCATCCTTTGCGTCTTCAGTTACCCGAGGCCGTTCGCTAGCGGGAAATCGCAAGTCAGGTTGCCGCCAACAAGCGTCGATGTGGAGCTACTGTACAAAGAGTTGCGGGCTGGGTGTTTCGACTCGCGTAAGCAACGCAAATGCAGAATGTAAACTGAGGAGAGAAGTTCGTTTATGCGAAGTGAGATCTTGCAACCAAGAAGAATCTCTCACACCTAAG cacGGGAGACGTTGCATGAAACAGAGGCGAGCTCCGCGCAAGGAACATATTGTTTACTCGGGTTGCACGAGTGTCAGATCGTACAGACCTCGACATTGTGGATTGTGTAAAAGCGAGGACAG ATGTTGCACCCCTCGCTCTACAAGAACCACCACCGTTCGTTTCGAATGCGAGGATGGAAGAGCTTTCTATAAACGGATGATGGTCATAAAAAGTTGCAAGTGTCATCGCCACTGCACAGACGTCATGATATGGAACGGCCTTCCTGGCAGTCACAGCGCTAGATCTCACTTAGCGGTCGACAGTTAA